In Leptospira koniambonensis, the following proteins share a genomic window:
- a CDS encoding MFS transporter: MILFYYLSSILGLLAGNMFNYTAIILSQSISNSDTFSGWVFFFVCFPLLFLSFTAGRLLDKYSRKWLLAGAQISMACGSGFAAIALHLEWISPGKPYLLLVSSVLSGIGLSFVMPGRFAILGDLLEHSKIGKHSVWLNTLVLFGYGLAPLVAGYFKEFFSFKYVFMSIGSAYVLSVFFLILIPVQMRERSQTSSGPGISELVAYLKNSPLVSQFLLLMGAVVLLVGPVQVLLPKYAKEILGLGEGGRGALLSALGVGLVIGGGVTFLLHGLKKKGHILFGTALFSCFLFSLIPFLAESLVLTGICFFVFGFMTGVIITLIPAGIQQNTENHIRGRILSLYSLVFLLVPAFSGILSGFFSDRIGIPSTFVWSGFLEMGVLIYLSWRMDQVRKHY; encoded by the coding sequence GTGATTCTTTTTTATTATCTATCATCTATCCTTGGTTTGCTCGCGGGAAATATGTTCAATTATACCGCCATAATTCTTTCCCAAAGTATTTCTAATTCTGATACTTTCTCGGGTTGGGTATTTTTCTTCGTATGTTTTCCTCTTTTGTTTTTAAGTTTCACAGCGGGAAGATTGCTGGATAAATATTCTAGAAAATGGCTTCTTGCAGGGGCACAAATCTCAATGGCCTGCGGTTCCGGATTCGCAGCTATAGCATTACATTTGGAATGGATCTCTCCCGGAAAACCTTATCTTCTTCTTGTATCCTCAGTTCTTTCTGGTATTGGATTATCTTTTGTGATGCCAGGAAGATTTGCGATACTAGGAGATCTATTAGAACATTCTAAAATAGGAAAACATAGTGTTTGGTTAAATACTCTTGTTCTTTTTGGATATGGTCTTGCTCCTTTAGTGGCTGGATATTTTAAGGAATTTTTTTCCTTTAAATATGTGTTTATGAGTATTGGTTCTGCTTATGTTTTGAGTGTTTTCTTTTTGATATTGATCCCGGTGCAGATGAGGGAAAGAAGCCAGACTTCTTCCGGACCTGGTATCTCTGAGTTGGTTGCCTATTTAAAAAATTCTCCTTTGGTTTCTCAGTTCCTATTGCTAATGGGTGCAGTGGTTTTGTTAGTCGGTCCAGTCCAAGTGCTTCTTCCTAAATATGCAAAAGAAATTTTGGGATTAGGAGAAGGAGGGAGAGGTGCCTTACTTTCTGCTTTGGGAGTTGGGCTTGTGATCGGAGGAGGAGTTACCTTTCTGCTTCATGGTTTAAAGAAGAAGGGGCATATACTTTTTGGAACGGCACTCTTCAGCTGTTTCCTATTTTCACTTATTCCTTTCCTCGCAGAAAGTTTAGTACTCACTGGCATTTGTTTTTTCGTCTTTGGGTTCATGACAGGTGTGATCATCACTCTGATCCCAGCAGGGATCCAACAAAATACTGAAAATCATATCAGGGGAAGGATACTTTCTCTTTATAGCCTGGTCTTTCTTTTGGTACCTGCATTCTCCGGAATTTTATCCGGATTTTTTTCGGATCGGATTGGAATTCCTTCCACATTTGTTTGGTCCGGTTTTTTGGAAATGGGAGTATTGATCTATCTCAGCTGGAGAATGGACCAGGTTCGAAAGCATTATTAG
- the dapA gene encoding 4-hydroxy-tetrahydrodipicolinate synthase — protein MFQGVFTAIITPFRNGKIDYDSYFSLLDKQIQARVSGVVPCGTTGESPTLSHEEHAELIRETVKHVKKRILVVAGTGSNSTREAVELTEAACKDGVDGILQVNPYYNKPTQEGLYLHFKEIADHSSVPVMLYNIPGRTSVNLLPETVLRLSEHPKIRSMKEATGDLGQMSKLISLVGDKMTVLSGDDNLTLPLLSLGGKGVVSVISNLFPESLVKLVESFQKGDIISAQKIHYDFIELFALAFIETNPIPIKAVMSWHGFCSGEIRLPMTSLSAGPGADRLKKTVSELLAKGYK, from the coding sequence ATGTTTCAAGGCGTATTTACTGCCATTATTACCCCGTTCCGGAACGGAAAAATAGACTATGACTCCTATTTTTCTCTTTTGGACAAACAGATCCAAGCAAGGGTAAGCGGAGTGGTGCCATGCGGTACCACTGGCGAATCTCCTACTCTTTCTCATGAAGAACACGCGGAACTGATCCGCGAAACTGTGAAACATGTCAAAAAGCGGATTTTGGTAGTGGCTGGTACTGGTTCTAACTCTACTAGAGAGGCTGTGGAACTGACTGAAGCAGCCTGCAAGGACGGAGTAGACGGGATACTCCAAGTGAATCCGTATTATAATAAGCCAACCCAAGAAGGATTATATCTTCATTTCAAAGAGATCGCGGATCATTCTTCTGTTCCTGTGATGTTATATAATATTCCAGGTAGAACTTCCGTAAATTTATTACCGGAAACTGTTCTTCGTCTTTCTGAACATCCAAAGATCAGATCTATGAAAGAAGCCACTGGAGATCTAGGACAAATGTCAAAGTTGATCTCTCTTGTTGGAGACAAGATGACTGTTCTTTCTGGAGATGATAACCTGACTCTTCCTCTTCTTTCCTTAGGTGGAAAAGGTGTGGTGTCTGTGATCTCAAATCTATTTCCGGAAAGTCTCGTGAAATTAGTGGAGTCCTTTCAGAAAGGGGATATTATATCTGCGCAAAAGATCCATTATGATTTTATAGAATTATTCGCATTAGCATTTATAGAAACGAATCCAATCCCGATCAAAGCAGTGATGAGTTGGCATGGATTCTGTTCTGGTGAGATCCGTCTTCCTATGACTTCTCTAAGTGCTGGTCCTGGAGCGGATCGTTTGAAAAAAACGGTTTCCGAACTACTCGCAAAAGGTTATAAATAA
- the dapB gene encoding 4-hydroxy-tetrahydrodipicolinate reductase: protein MARKNRVAVIGASGRMGKAIIQVLSQSKVSELSAAVVSKGSVYLGLDSGLHSGLRANEILFSDDLSKSISESDTVIDFSIREVLSDVLSTCKEFKKPVVVGTTGLVETHKELLKETSKNIPIVYSPNMSIGVNLLFKLTEIAAKVMGDLADIEIQDIHHRHKKDAPSGTAEKLKAILLETLSRTESNIVHGRHGILPERDPKEIAIHTLRAGEVIGDHTVYFFTPEERVEISHKAQDRKTFAVGSVKAAEFLVGREKGLYDMFSVLGL from the coding sequence TTGGCCCGCAAGAATCGTGTCGCAGTCATTGGTGCTTCTGGAAGAATGGGGAAGGCTATTATACAAGTCCTTTCCCAATCTAAAGTTTCTGAACTTTCAGCTGCGGTAGTAAGTAAGGGTTCCGTTTATTTAGGTTTGGATTCCGGTTTACATTCCGGGCTTAGGGCAAATGAAATTTTGTTTTCGGACGATCTTTCTAAATCCATTTCTGAATCGGATACTGTAATCGATTTTTCTATTAGAGAAGTTTTGTCCGATGTTCTATCTACCTGCAAGGAATTCAAAAAACCTGTTGTGGTTGGAACAACCGGTCTTGTGGAAACTCATAAAGAATTATTAAAAGAAACTTCTAAAAATATTCCGATCGTGTATTCTCCTAATATGTCCATCGGGGTGAATCTTCTTTTTAAACTGACTGAGATCGCCGCAAAAGTGATGGGAGATCTGGCAGATATCGAGATCCAAGATATTCATCATCGTCATAAGAAAGATGCTCCTTCCGGAACTGCAGAAAAACTAAAAGCAATCCTTTTGGAGACTCTTTCTAGAACAGAGTCAAATATTGTACATGGACGCCATGGAATTCTTCCTGAAAGAGATCCTAAAGAAATAGCGATCCATACTCTCAGAGCGGGAGAAGTGATTGGAGACCATACTGTCTATTTTTTCACTCCAGAGGAAAGAGTGGAAATTTCCCATAAGGCACAGGACAGAAAAACATTCGCAGTTGGTTCAGTAAAAGCTGCTGAATTTTTGGTCGGAAGAGAAAAAGGCCTCTACGATATGTTTTCCGTATTAGGGTTATAA
- the cdaA gene encoding diadenylate cyclase CdaA, with protein sequence MDFLKNISLFQSDKFGIVMILDILIVSFLIYQFYSTIRRTRGVQLLLGIGLIWVLGIFAQTLNFELLDWIIDNIRPALVFAIIVLLQPELRKITGDMARLRLFRPFLLKTATDLDEIVEASKIMAKNKTGSLIAIVREHSLKDIAEQAVQLDAILSTSLLLTIFKKNTALHDGAVIIEQNRIACAGAFLPMAQNLDDARMGARHRAALGIAEESDAVIVVTSEETGEISVCHDGEMIHPVKPIELKNLLNTILHEKKAGPGNPNSDKKFESEELGESHD encoded by the coding sequence ATGGATTTTTTAAAAAACATCAGTTTATTCCAAAGTGATAAGTTCGGGATCGTAATGATCCTGGATATTCTGATCGTTAGTTTTTTAATCTATCAATTCTATTCTACCATCCGTAGAACAAGAGGGGTTCAGCTTCTTTTGGGGATCGGACTAATTTGGGTACTTGGTATTTTTGCCCAAACTTTGAATTTTGAACTTTTGGATTGGATCATAGATAATATTCGCCCAGCTCTTGTGTTTGCGATCATAGTTTTACTTCAGCCGGAACTTCGTAAGATCACGGGTGATATGGCGAGGCTTAGATTATTCCGACCTTTCCTTCTAAAAACTGCCACCGACCTGGACGAGATTGTAGAAGCATCCAAGATCATGGCTAAAAACAAAACCGGATCACTCATCGCGATCGTCCGAGAGCATAGTCTGAAAGATATCGCAGAGCAAGCGGTTCAGTTGGATGCAATTCTTTCAACAAGCCTTCTTCTTACAATATTCAAAAAGAATACTGCGCTTCATGATGGAGCTGTTATCATAGAACAAAACCGTATCGCATGTGCCGGTGCATTCTTACCAATGGCGCAAAATTTGGATGATGCTCGTATGGGTGCAAGACATAGAGCTGCACTCGGAATTGCAGAAGAATCTGATGCAGTTATTGTAGTAACGTCAGAAGAGACTGGAGAAATTTCAGTCTGTCATGATGGAGAAATGATCCATCCAGTAAAGCCGATCGAATTAAAAAATCTTTTGAATACAATCCTCCACGAGAAAAAAGCAGGACCCGGAAATCCGAACTCAGACAAAAAGTTTGAATCGGAAGAACTAGGGGAGTCTCATGATTAA
- a CDS encoding YbbR-like domain-containing protein, which produces MIKALLNNWQAKLGSIILATLFYINLQNSKILVREVNIKIEYPKLSGGLIIAKGSDTTFPVKVEGVRDYVNFYTPSLKAYISPADLHPGENSVNVVRFGGTTPGLRISKIPGKEKVKIIVESNVSRTLIIEPKLAGDPPKDYIKSSHFVSPTSLVVVGNPSEFDKVGRIVNLPSISLKDKTKTFTQKFKVPDLPAGLRYRDNIKEVSVTVNIVADSSTPGESIVLGVPVKCQNLDKNLEAEFSEQEVSVKLQSKTPLRSIQIIKGLNASVVCSHKYDPKTKKISPDGKPVVAKVRLEKAPSLKSVDIQGVFPDRISILYRVRPDIGSGGTGSEDGGDGNSDPGSEEPLPEPEEE; this is translated from the coding sequence ATGATTAAGGCGCTTCTGAATAACTGGCAGGCAAAACTTGGCTCTATTATTTTAGCCACGCTATTCTATATCAATTTACAAAATTCTAAAATTCTAGTTAGAGAAGTAAATATCAAAATAGAATACCCTAAGTTAAGTGGTGGACTTATCATTGCAAAAGGATCTGACACTACTTTTCCAGTTAAGGTAGAAGGTGTCCGCGACTACGTGAACTTCTATACTCCTTCCTTAAAGGCGTATATTTCTCCTGCGGATCTTCATCCTGGGGAAAATTCTGTAAATGTGGTCCGATTTGGTGGAACAACTCCAGGTTTAAGAATTTCTAAAATTCCTGGAAAAGAAAAAGTTAAGATCATTGTTGAATCAAATGTAAGTAGAACTCTAATAATTGAGCCTAAGCTTGCAGGAGATCCTCCTAAGGATTATATTAAATCTTCTCATTTTGTTTCTCCTACCAGTCTAGTAGTTGTAGGAAATCCTTCTGAATTCGATAAAGTTGGGCGGATCGTTAATTTACCATCTATCTCTCTGAAAGATAAAACCAAAACATTCACTCAGAAATTTAAGGTCCCAGATCTTCCTGCGGGTTTGAGATATAGAGATAATATTAAAGAAGTTTCAGTAACAGTGAATATCGTAGCTGATTCTTCCACTCCTGGAGAAAGTATAGTTTTAGGTGTTCCTGTAAAATGCCAGAACCTGGATAAAAATCTGGAGGCAGAATTTTCAGAGCAGGAAGTATCCGTAAAACTGCAATCCAAAACTCCTTTGAGAAGTATCCAGATCATTAAAGGTCTGAATGCAAGTGTAGTATGTTCTCATAAATATGATCCCAAAACTAAAAAGATCTCACCGGATGGTAAGCCTGTGGTCGCAAAAGTCCGTTTGGAAAAAGCGCCTAGTTTAAAATCCGTAGATATCCAGGGAGTTTTCCCAGATCGAATTTCCATCCTGTACAGAGTCCGTCCGGACATTGGATCAGGTGGAACTGGAAGTGAAGATGGGGGAGATGGAAACTCGGATCCGGGTTCGGAAGAACCTCTACCGGAGCCTGAGGAAGAATGA
- the acpS gene encoding holo-ACP synthase: MKITIGNDIVENSRIRDLLDKHGERFLKRVFSETEIAYCSGRKDPVPHLSGRFCVKEAFIKAIEPGNKVILDMREIELFGKDFGKKELVLHGKSKELFLEKGYSGVSVSISHAENYSTAVVVLYKE, encoded by the coding sequence ATGAAGATCACCATAGGGAATGATATAGTAGAAAATTCCAGGATCAGAGACTTACTCGATAAACATGGAGAAAGATTTCTGAAAAGAGTATTTTCCGAAACAGAGATCGCTTATTGCTCAGGCAGAAAAGATCCAGTTCCTCATCTTAGCGGAAGATTCTGTGTAAAGGAAGCATTCATCAAGGCGATAGAGCCCGGAAACAAGGTGATTCTTGATATGAGAGAAATCGAACTTTTCGGGAAAGATTTTGGAAAAAAAGAATTGGTACTTCACGGAAAATCGAAAGAATTGTTCCTCGAGAAAGGCTATAGCGGTGTTTCCGTATCCATCAGCCATGCGGAAAATTATTCCACTGCAGTTGTCGTTCTCTATAAGGAGTGA
- a CDS encoding tetratricopeptide repeat protein, protein MVTESFKQTLKLYDEGLALYKNRKFKEAWELFKKAVEITPNDGPSKKYIGRCEAFIANPPPEDWDGVFEMKTK, encoded by the coding sequence ATGGTAACCGAGTCTTTTAAACAAACTCTTAAATTGTACGACGAAGGTCTCGCACTGTATAAGAATAGAAAGTTCAAGGAAGCTTGGGAACTATTCAAAAAAGCAGTTGAGATCACTCCGAACGACGGGCCTTCTAAAAAATATATAGGACGCTGCGAAGCATTTATCGCGAATCCTCCTCCTGAAGATTGGGATGGGGTTTTCGAGATGAAAACGAAATAA
- a CDS encoding bactofilin family protein — protein MSKKAATASKPSRTVTEFGTISTVLGRGTNFSGILNFKKPLEISGEFQGEIESEGFLLVSEGAKVRANIKAGTVIVGGEITGNVIATQRLEMLPSGKVNGNIKTAKLQIADGVIFEGNCEMILPNKD, from the coding sequence ATGTCAAAAAAAGCCGCAACCGCATCTAAACCAAGCCGCACTGTAACCGAATTCGGGACTATCTCCACTGTTTTAGGAAGAGGCACGAATTTCTCAGGTATTCTAAACTTCAAAAAACCCTTGGAAATCTCAGGTGAATTCCAGGGAGAAATAGAATCCGAAGGATTTCTGTTAGTCAGCGAAGGAGCAAAGGTCAGAGCTAATATTAAAGCTGGGACTGTAATCGTTGGTGGAGAGATCACAGGCAATGTAATTGCTACCCAAAGGTTAGAAATGCTTCCGAGCGGAAAAGTAAACGGAAACATCAAGACTGCAAAGCTGCAAATCGCGGATGGAGTGATCTTCGAAGGCAACTGCGAAATGATCCTTCCTAATAAGGATTGA
- the rpsB gene encoding 30S ribosomal protein S2 yields the protein MSVISMKNLLETGVHFGHQTRKWNPKMAPYVFTARNGIHIIDLQKTVQKAKEAYDALKKVTSEGKKVLFVGTKKQARGAIEREAIRCSMFFINNRWPGGLLTNWNTVKKSIARLKKLEGMEADNSFEKEVKTKKEILSLRRELDKLRKTLGGIKDMNSIPEVLFVIDPKKEEIAVKEARKLGLKIFAVVDTNCDPELIDYPIPGNDDAIRAISLFLETMSNAVIEGTGGVVEQPRFSEDLDSEALALEYQGEYDESGKFIMDEDPVGAKKEDPNATPAPEAPAAIEIDKAE from the coding sequence ATGTCAGTAATTTCCATGAAAAACCTTCTGGAAACCGGAGTTCACTTCGGTCACCAGACTAGAAAATGGAATCCGAAAATGGCTCCCTATGTCTTCACAGCAAGAAACGGGATTCATATCATCGACCTTCAAAAGACGGTTCAAAAAGCTAAAGAAGCTTACGACGCATTGAAGAAGGTAACTTCCGAAGGAAAAAAAGTCCTATTCGTTGGAACTAAAAAACAAGCGAGAGGTGCGATCGAAAGAGAAGCAATCCGTTGTAGCATGTTCTTCATCAATAACCGCTGGCCGGGCGGACTTTTAACTAACTGGAATACAGTTAAAAAATCCATCGCTCGTTTGAAAAAACTAGAGGGAATGGAAGCGGATAACAGCTTCGAAAAAGAAGTTAAAACTAAAAAAGAAATTCTATCTCTTCGTAGAGAATTAGATAAACTCCGCAAAACTCTGGGCGGGATCAAGGACATGAATAGCATTCCTGAAGTCCTTTTCGTGATCGATCCTAAAAAAGAAGAGATCGCAGTTAAAGAAGCTCGTAAACTTGGTCTAAAAATTTTCGCAGTGGTTGATACTAACTGTGATCCTGAATTGATCGACTATCCAATCCCAGGTAATGATGATGCGATCCGTGCGATCTCCTTATTCCTCGAAACCATGTCTAACGCGGTGATTGAAGGAACAGGTGGAGTTGTTGAACAGCCTCGCTTCAGCGAAGATCTGGATTCAGAAGCTCTTGCTCTGGAATACCAAGGTGAATACGACGAAAGTGGTAAGTTCATTATGGACGAGGATCCAGTCGGAGCTAAGAAAGAAGATCCTAATGCTACTCCAGCTCCAGAAGCTCCTGCAGCTATTGAAATCGACAAAGCCGAGTAA
- the tsf gene encoding translation elongation factor Ts, protein MSASTTDLIKELRDRTGAGLMDCKKALTENNNDLDKSADWLREKGIAKASKKAGRVTKEGRNISYIHGDGKIGVLLELNSETDFVARNEAFEALGKEICLQIAAMAPLYVSEEQVPAEDIERETKVLEAQLKEEGKKPEQIEKIIPGKIKKYYSEVCLLNQAFIKDNTKTVDDLVKESIAKFGENIIVARFARFQVGGA, encoded by the coding sequence ATGTCAGCATCTACTACCGACCTTATTAAGGAATTAAGAGACCGCACCGGTGCGGGATTGATGGATTGTAAAAAAGCTCTTACAGAGAATAATAACGATCTAGACAAATCTGCAGACTGGTTGCGTGAAAAAGGGATCGCGAAGGCTTCTAAAAAAGCAGGACGCGTAACTAAAGAAGGAAGAAATATTTCCTATATCCACGGAGACGGAAAGATCGGAGTTCTACTCGAGCTCAACTCTGAAACTGACTTCGTTGCACGTAACGAGGCTTTCGAAGCTCTCGGAAAAGAGATCTGTCTGCAAATCGCAGCTATGGCTCCTCTATACGTAAGCGAAGAACAAGTTCCTGCAGAAGATATCGAGCGTGAAACTAAGGTTTTGGAAGCTCAATTAAAAGAAGAAGGTAAAAAACCAGAACAGATCGAAAAGATCATTCCGGGAAAGATCAAAAAGTATTACTCCGAAGTATGCCTTTTGAACCAAGCCTTCATCAAGGATAACACTAAGACCGTTGACGATCTGGTTAAGGAATCCATCGCGAAATTCGGTGAAAATATCATCGTAGCTCGTTTTGCTCGTTTCCAGGTAGGCGGCGCGTAA
- the pyrH gene encoding UMP kinase, with amino-acid sequence MAEETSKYKRILIKLSGEALAGEGEFGIDSNKAHSLAEEIKEVHSLGVEIALVVGGGNLIRGANLAKVGMDQATADYMGMLATIQNALALQDACEKKGLYTRVQSAIDIHSIAESYIRRRAVRHLEKKRIVIFAGGIGNPYFTTDTAASLRAVEVGCEVILKATKVDGVYEADPKKDPSAKRYTHISFMESIKRRLKVMDSTALSLCMENNMSIIVFDIFKRGNLKDLVLGDKKIGTLISNSEDIRIDGE; translated from the coding sequence TTGGCGGAAGAAACTTCTAAGTATAAGCGGATCTTAATAAAACTCTCCGGTGAGGCACTTGCCGGAGAGGGAGAGTTTGGGATTGATAGTAATAAAGCCCATTCACTCGCAGAAGAGATCAAAGAAGTTCATTCTTTAGGAGTAGAGATTGCTCTGGTAGTCGGAGGGGGAAACCTGATCCGAGGAGCAAATCTCGCTAAGGTCGGAATGGACCAAGCAACCGCAGATTATATGGGGATGCTTGCTACCATCCAAAACGCATTGGCACTTCAAGATGCCTGCGAGAAAAAAGGACTCTATACTAGAGTTCAATCAGCAATCGATATTCATTCAATCGCAGAAAGTTATATCCGCCGCAGAGCGGTCCGACACTTGGAAAAGAAAAGGATCGTAATATTTGCAGGTGGAATAGGTAACCCTTATTTTACTACTGATACTGCAGCAAGTTTAAGAGCCGTAGAAGTAGGGTGCGAAGTGATCCTAAAAGCCACTAAGGTGGACGGGGTTTACGAAGCGGATCCTAAAAAAGATCCAAGCGCTAAAAGATATACTCATATCTCCTTTATGGAATCCATCAAACGTAGATTGAAAGTTATGGATTCTACAGCCCTCAGCCTCTGCATGGAAAACAATATGTCAATAATCGTATTTGACATTTTTAAGAGGGGCAATTTAAAAGATTTGGTTCTCGGGGACAAAAAAATAGGTACCCTGATCTCTAACTCGGAGGATATTCGGATCGATGGCGAATGA
- the frr gene encoding ribosome recycling factor, giving the protein MANEEVINAMKSKMDKTVELLKKDFAGVRTGRANPALIEDLRVEYYGTPTPINQLGNISAPEPRLLVVSPYDKGTMKDIEKAIQASGLGLQPTNDGVVIRIIIPELTGERRKELAKVVKSKSEEKKVAVRNIRRDAMEDLKKHSEGISQDELKTLQDQVQKITDSYIDKVSAITAEKEKEITTV; this is encoded by the coding sequence ATGGCGAATGAAGAAGTAATCAACGCAATGAAGTCCAAAATGGATAAAACCGTAGAACTCCTGAAAAAGGATTTCGCGGGAGTCCGGACAGGCAGGGCAAACCCTGCATTGATCGAAGATCTTAGAGTGGAATACTACGGGACTCCTACTCCCATCAATCAATTGGGAAATATCTCCGCTCCTGAGCCTAGACTTCTGGTAGTTTCTCCTTATGATAAGGGAACTATGAAAGATATCGAAAAGGCAATCCAAGCTTCTGGACTAGGACTACAACCTACGAACGACGGGGTTGTAATTCGTATCATTATCCCAGAGCTTACGGGAGAAAGACGTAAAGAATTGGCAAAAGTGGTAAAATCCAAATCGGAAGAGAAGAAGGTCGCTGTTAGAAACATCCGCCGTGATGCTATGGAAGATCTTAAAAAACATTCCGAAGGAATTTCCCAAGACGAATTAAAAACTCTACAAGACCAGGTGCAAAAAATTACGGATTCTTATATTGATAAAGTTTCCGCAATTACCGCTGAAAAAGAGAAGGAAATCACTACGGTCTAA
- a CDS encoding isoprenyl transferase produces the protein MASSKKKIPRHVAVIMDGNGRWATSKGLSRSEGHRAGADAIDRLMDSSLSLGLEVVSLYAFSTENWKRPITEIRSIFNLLVEFIDSRLDKINAKGVRILHSGSRKKLSSLVLSKIDHAAEITRKNRKLTVNFCLNYGSQEEILSAFSRLAEERKKKSISIQKPISTKELEKYLYTYPLPAVDLLIRTAGERRLSNFLLWQSAYAELFFTENLWPEFGDKDLREALDWFRGRTRKFGGLENG, from the coding sequence TTGGCTTCTTCCAAAAAAAAAATCCCCCGTCACGTGGCCGTCATCATGGACGGGAACGGAAGATGGGCGACATCTAAAGGACTTTCCAGATCAGAAGGACATAGAGCAGGTGCAGACGCAATTGATCGTCTCATGGACTCTAGTCTTTCTTTAGGTTTAGAAGTAGTTTCTCTATACGCATTCTCCACTGAAAACTGGAAACGTCCGATCACAGAGATCAGATCCATATTTAATCTACTAGTGGAATTTATAGATTCCCGTCTGGATAAGATCAATGCTAAAGGTGTCAGAATATTACATTCAGGTTCTAGAAAAAAGCTAAGCTCTTTGGTTTTATCTAAAATCGATCATGCGGCGGAGATCACCCGCAAAAACCGCAAATTAACTGTGAACTTTTGTTTAAATTACGGGTCACAGGAAGAGATTTTAAGCGCGTTTTCCAGATTAGCGGAAGAAAGAAAGAAGAAGTCCATCTCCATCCAAAAACCGATCAGCACAAAAGAACTCGAAAAATATTTGTATACGTACCCCCTTCCGGCAGTAGATTTATTGATTAGAACTGCTGGGGAGAGGAGATTATCCAATTTCCTTCTATGGCAATCTGCTTATGCAGAGCTTTTTTTTACTGAAAATCTTTGGCCTGAATTCGGAGACAAGGATCTGAGAGAAGCGCTGGATTGGTTCCGGGGAAGGACCCGAAAATTCGGAGGTTTAGAGAATGGGTGA
- a CDS encoding phosphatidate cytidylyltransferase: MGETTKRILSAAVLVALYLFMIFYRDFYYLQTLVILLVAGVIGLTEFYRLSDRGQDGRPFKGTGIFFFIIILLIYYFRFVASQNKFEPPIFFQTHFKLFVPSFDAVTFSFVLLFLFSFLLQILRRPLDGAIFSVSSTILGVVYAALPLGHLLLLLGMNQGIYYVFLVSVATFMTDVGGYFGGRWFGRNPAGLAISPKKTWEGYASGIVVAIGSVFLLNILWERSTGVAPLVSGAEVFLTSLILSFVGIIGDLLESAMKRDAKVKDSGNLIPGHGGILDRADALLLTVPILYFYLQIKVALGFPV; the protein is encoded by the coding sequence ATGGGTGAAACTACAAAAAGGATCCTTTCCGCGGCTGTGCTCGTAGCCCTCTACCTGTTCATGATCTTTTACAGGGATTTCTATTATTTACAAACCCTGGTAATACTTCTGGTAGCAGGAGTAATAGGTCTGACAGAATTTTATAGGCTTTCTGATAGAGGCCAGGACGGAAGACCTTTCAAAGGAACTGGAATATTCTTCTTTATTATAATATTATTAATTTATTATTTTAGATTTGTTGCTTCTCAGAATAAATTCGAGCCGCCTATATTCTTCCAAACACATTTTAAACTGTTTGTGCCAAGTTTTGACGCGGTGACCTTCTCCTTTGTATTACTTTTCTTATTCAGTTTCCTTCTTCAAATTTTGAGAAGGCCTCTGGATGGAGCGATCTTTTCAGTAAGTTCCACAATTTTAGGAGTGGTTTACGCGGCACTTCCGCTTGGACATTTACTTCTTCTTTTGGGAATGAACCAAGGTATCTATTATGTGTTCTTAGTTTCCGTTGCCACATTTATGACTGATGTGGGAGGATATTTCGGAGGACGTTGGTTCGGAAGAAATCCTGCAGGACTTGCAATTTCTCCTAAAAAGACCTGGGAAGGTTATGCTTCCGGGATCGTAGTTGCGATCGGTTCTGTTTTCCTTTTAAATATTCTATGGGAAAGAAGTACAGGAGTAGCACCTTTAGTTTCAGGCGCAGAAGTATTTTTAACTTCTTTAATTTTATCTTTCGTTGGTATCATCGGAGACCTTTTGGAATCTGCAATGAAAAGGGACGCTAAGGTAAAAGATTCTGGGAATTTGATCCCAGGCCATGGTGGAATTTTGGATAGGGCAGATGCTTTACTTTTAACAGTTCCTATTCTTTATTTTTATCTTCAGATCAAGGTCGCTCTGGGATTTCCGGTCTAA